The proteins below are encoded in one region of Homo sapiens chromosome 8, GRCh38.p14 Primary Assembly:
- the CFAP418 gene encoding cilia- and flagella-associated protein 418 isoform 1 (isoform 1 is encoded by transcript variant 1) yields MAEDLDELLDEVESKFCTPDLLRRGMVEQPKGCGGGTHSSDRNQAKAKETLRSTETFKKEDDLDSLINEILEEPNLDKKPSKLKSKSSGNTSVRASIEGLGKSCSPVYLGGSSIPCGIGTNISWRACDHLRCIACDFLVVSYDDYMWDKSCDYLFFRNNMPEFHKLKAKLIKKKGTRAYACQCSWRTIEEVTDLQTDHQLRWVCGKH; encoded by the exons ATGGCGGAGGACCTGGACGAGCTCTTGGATGAAGTCGAGTCCAAGTTTTGCACACCTGACCTTCTAAGACGGGGTATGGTCGAGCAGCCCAAAGGCTGCGGCGGCGGCACCCACAGTAGCGACCGGAACCAAGCCAAGGCGAAAGAGACGCTCAG atcaacagaaacatttaaaaaagaagatgatCTTGACAGTCTTATTAATGAAATACTTGAAGAGCCCAACTTGGACAAAAAACCCTCT aaattaaaatctaaatCTTCAGGTAACACATCTGTCAGAGCTTCCATTGAAGGCCTTGGTAAAAG TTGCAGTCCGGTGTACCTTGGTGGAAGCTCTATTCCATGTGGGATTGGAACAAATATTTCATGGAG AGCATGTGACCATCTGCGTTGTATAGCCTGTGATTTCTTGGTAGTCAGCTATGATGACTATATGTGGGACAAATCGTGTGATTATCTGTTTTTCAG GAACAACATGCCAGAATTTCACAAATTAAAAGCAAAGttgataaagaagaaaggaacacGGGCATATGCCTGCCAGTGTAGCTGGAGAACTATTGAAGAAGTGACTGACCTTCAGACAGATCATCAGCTTCGCTGGGTTTGTGGTAAACATTAA
- the CFAP418 gene encoding cilia- and flagella-associated protein 418 isoform 2 (isoform 2 is encoded by transcript variant 2), with translation MAEDLDELLDEVESKFCTPDLLRRGMVEQPKGCGGGTHSSDRNQAKAKETLRSTETFKKEDDLDSLINEILEEPNLDKKPSKLKSKSSGNTSVRASIEGLGKSCSPVYLGGSSIPCGIGTNISWRNNMPEFHKLKAKLIKKKGTRAYACQCSWRTIEEVTDLQTDHQLRWVCGKH, from the exons ATGGCGGAGGACCTGGACGAGCTCTTGGATGAAGTCGAGTCCAAGTTTTGCACACCTGACCTTCTAAGACGGGGTATGGTCGAGCAGCCCAAAGGCTGCGGCGGCGGCACCCACAGTAGCGACCGGAACCAAGCCAAGGCGAAAGAGACGCTCAG atcaacagaaacatttaaaaaagaagatgatCTTGACAGTCTTATTAATGAAATACTTGAAGAGCCCAACTTGGACAAAAAACCCTCT aaattaaaatctaaatCTTCAGGTAACACATCTGTCAGAGCTTCCATTGAAGGCCTTGGTAAAAG TTGCAGTCCGGTGTACCTTGGTGGAAGCTCTATTCCATGTGGGATTGGAACAAATATTTCATGGAG GAACAACATGCCAGAATTTCACAAATTAAAAGCAAAGttgataaagaagaaaggaacacGGGCATATGCCTGCCAGTGTAGCTGGAGAACTATTGAAGAAGTGACTGACCTTCAGACAGATCATCAGCTTCGCTGGGTTTGTGGTAAACATTAA